The following proteins come from a genomic window of Pseudomonas hygromyciniae:
- a CDS encoding TIGR02444 family protein, protein MCADLWSFALSTYARAGAEDACLRLQEQGADVCLLLCGLWLEQRGVVPEPERVQALRTIAQPWQADVVQPLRRVRKQWRAMAQQDVELGALRERVKALELEAERQLLLRLEALVQSWPTGEQATDQVWLEALATEVANLDHDALHQLRAAVTGT, encoded by the coding sequence ATGTGCGCTGACCTGTGGAGCTTTGCCCTCTCGACCTACGCCCGTGCGGGTGCTGAAGATGCCTGCCTGCGCTTGCAGGAGCAAGGGGCGGATGTGTGCCTGTTGTTGTGTGGGTTGTGGCTGGAACAGCGCGGGGTCGTACCCGAACCTGAACGCGTACAGGCGCTGCGAACAATCGCCCAGCCCTGGCAGGCAGATGTAGTGCAGCCTTTGCGCAGGGTGCGCAAACAATGGCGCGCCATGGCGCAGCAGGATGTGGAGCTGGGAGCGCTGCGCGAGCGGGTCAAGGCCCTGGAGCTGGAAGCTGAACGGCAGTTGTTGTTACGTCTGGAGGCGCTGGTACAGAGTTGGCCGACGGGGGAGCAAGCCACGGATCAGGTATGGCTTGAAGCATTGGCGACCGAAGTCGCCAACCTCGACCACGACGCGCTGCATCAGCTGCGCGCCGCGGTCACCGGCACTTAG
- a CDS encoding AlgP family protein, with product MSAKQKPVNTPLHLLQQLSGSLLEHLESACSQALADAEKLLAKLEKQRGKAQEKLHKSRTKLQDAATAGKAKAQTKAKGAVKELEDLLDALKDRQSETRTYILQLKRDAQESLKLAQGVGRVKEAVAKVLSTRTPAKAVAAKASAKVAAKPATKKAPAKVAAKPAAKTAAAKPAAKPAAKTAAAKPAAKPAAKPAAAKPAAKPVAKTAAAKPAAKPAAKTAAAKPAAKPAAKTAAAKPAAKPAAKPAAAKPAAKPAAKTAAAKPAAKPAAKPAAAKPAAKPVAKPAAAKPAAKPTAKPAAAKPAAKPAAKPAAAKPAAKPAAKPAAAKPATPAAPAAPAATPAPTSSTSAPVVPGTTPTSAS from the coding sequence ATGTCGGCCAAACAGAAGCCTGTTAATACCCCGTTGCACTTGCTCCAACAACTCTCGGGCAGCCTGCTCGAACATTTGGAAAGTGCTTGCTCTCAAGCCTTGGCTGATGCAGAGAAATTGCTCGCCAAGCTGGAAAAGCAACGCGGCAAGGCTCAAGAAAAACTGCATAAATCCCGCACCAAACTGCAAGACGCCGCGACTGCCGGCAAAGCCAAGGCGCAAACCAAAGCCAAGGGCGCTGTCAAAGAACTTGAGGACTTGCTCGATGCCCTCAAGGATCGTCAATCCGAAACCCGCACCTACATTCTTCAACTCAAGCGCGATGCCCAAGAGAGCCTGAAACTGGCCCAGGGCGTTGGTCGTGTGAAAGAAGCAGTGGCCAAAGTGCTGAGCACTCGGACACCGGCCAAGGCAGTTGCTGCCAAGGCTTCGGCTAAAGTTGCGGCCAAGCCTGCGACTAAAAAAGCGCCTGCGAAAGTAGCCGCCAAGCCAGCTGCTAAAACCGCTGCTGCAAAACCAGCCGCCAAGCCAGCTGCTAAAACCGCTGCTGCGAAACCAGCCGCCAAGCCAGCTGCGAAACCTGCTGCTGCAAAACCAGCCGCCAAGCCAGTTGCCAAAACCGCTGCTGCAAAACCAGCCGCCAAGCCAGCTGCTAAAACCGCTGCTGCAAAACCAGCCGCCAAGCCAGCCGCTAAAACTGCTGCTGCGAAACCAGCCGCTAAGCCAGCTGCCAAACCTGCTGCTGCAAAACCAGCCGCCAAGCCAGCCGCTAAAACTGCTGCTGCGAAACCAGCCGCTAAGCCAGCTGCCAAACCTGCTGCTGCGAAACCAGCCGCCAAGCCAGTTGCCAAACCTGCTGCTGCAAAACCAGCCGCCAAGCCAACTGCCAAACCTGCTGCTGCAAAACCAGCCGCCAAGCCAGCTGCCAAACCTGCTGCTGCAAAACCAGCTGCCAAGCCGGCCGCCAAACCTGCTGCTGCAAAGCCCGCGACCCCCGCTGCACCGGCAGCTCCAGCTGCTACTCCGGCACCGACCAGCAGCACGTCTGCCCCGGTAGTGCCAGGCACCACCCCAACCAGCGCTTCCTAA
- a CDS encoding FKBP-type peptidyl-prolyl cis-trans isomerase — MSRYLFFILGLSFSVANASEPAASKDSHDLAYSLGASLGERLRQEVPDLQIQALLDGLKQAYQGKPLALDDARIAQILAQHEAQASSDAQVPQSEKALAAEQQFLSTEKTRSGVRELADGILFTELAPGNGIKPGANDRVKVKYVGRLPDGTVFDQSTQPQWFRLDSVISGWQSALQQMPVGAKWRLVIPSAQAYGADGAGQLIAPYTPLVFEIELLAIGA; from the coding sequence ATGTCGCGTTACCTTTTTTTCATCCTGGGTTTGTCGTTTTCAGTGGCCAACGCGAGTGAGCCAGCAGCGTCCAAAGACAGCCACGACCTGGCCTACAGCCTGGGCGCCAGCCTTGGCGAACGCCTGCGCCAGGAAGTCCCCGACCTGCAGATCCAGGCCTTGCTCGACGGCCTCAAGCAAGCCTATCAAGGCAAGCCCCTGGCCCTGGATGACGCACGCATCGCTCAGATCCTCGCCCAACACGAAGCGCAAGCCAGCAGCGATGCACAAGTGCCGCAAAGCGAAAAGGCTCTCGCCGCTGAACAACAATTCCTGAGCACAGAAAAAACCAGGAGCGGTGTGCGCGAATTGGCAGACGGTATCTTGTTCACGGAGTTGGCCCCTGGAAACGGGATAAAGCCAGGCGCCAATGATCGGGTGAAGGTGAAGTACGTGGGGCGATTGCCGGATGGGACGGTTTTCGACCAGAGCACGCAGCCCCAATGGTTTCGCCTGGACAGTGTGATCAGCGGCTGGCAAAGCGCGCTGCAACAGATGCCGGTAGGCGCAAAATGGCGCCTGGTGATTCCTTCTGCACAGGCCTATGGCGCAGACGGTGCGGGCCAGTTGATCGCACCTTACACACCGCTGGTTTTCGAGATTGAGCTGCTCGCAATCGGTGCCTGA
- the rsd gene encoding sigma D regulator: MLESCQNAQERWGGVHKLIDSWLKARHELVRAFDALGEKPEALAENRKPLQEFCGVLMDYVSAGHFGVYEQLTKEAEAFDDQRGLDLAKTIYPRIDVITEKLLAFNDLCDKGECVAAKFKELGGLLHERFELEDCLIEVLHNAHKEELATQA, translated from the coding sequence ATGTTGGAAAGTTGTCAGAATGCTCAGGAACGCTGGGGTGGTGTGCATAAGCTGATCGACAGCTGGTTGAAGGCACGTCACGAATTGGTTCGGGCCTTTGATGCGCTGGGCGAGAAGCCTGAAGCGCTGGCTGAGAACCGCAAGCCTCTGCAGGAGTTCTGTGGTGTCTTGATGGACTACGTCTCGGCAGGGCACTTCGGGGTCTATGAGCAACTGACCAAGGAGGCCGAGGCCTTCGATGACCAGCGTGGCCTGGATTTGGCCAAGACCATTTACCCGCGTATCGACGTCATCACCGAAAAGCTCCTGGCGTTTAATGACCTTTGCGACAAGGGTGAGTGCGTTGCCGCGAAATTCAAAGAGCTGGGTGGCCTGCTCCATGAGCGTTTCGAGCTGGAAGACTGCTTGATCGAAGTGCTGCACAACGCCCACAAGGAAGAGCTTGCAACCCAGGCCTGA